The proteins below come from a single Deltaproteobacteria bacterium genomic window:
- a CDS encoding 4Fe-4S dicluster domain-containing protein, protein MIRVDPHKCDGCGICVYDCGADVFRFTNKKDKVFPFGNKYCVNCFLCELVCPEDAVEVVLQPKKKKAAAATEPTPSAGT, encoded by the coding sequence GTGATTCGAGTCGACCCCCACAAATGCGACGGCTGCGGCATCTGTGTTTACGACTGCGGCGCCGACGTCTTCCGCTTCACCAACAAGAAGGACAAGGTCTTCCCCTTCGGCAACAAGTACTGCGTCAACTGCTTCCTGTGCGAGCTCGTCTGTCCGGAAGACGCGGTCGAGGTGGTGCTGCAGCCCAAGAAGAAAAAGGCCGCCGCGGCCACCGAGCCCACCCCCTCGGCAGGCACATGA
- a CDS encoding ABC transporter substrate-binding protein, with protein sequence MPNLLGWQGGMIMSRKASEKLGDKIKTHPIGTGPFAFNEHIPQERLVLVRNDGYYRGKPNIRQINFRFLPDSSSRNLAFKAGELHIIEMAREQRAIDQVKGPGVSIDSFGPSTVVKLHMDRKRKPLDDLRVRKAIAHSINREALVQFIGPDVASVLHSVIPPTFVGALKDVPADLKYDFNPEKAKQLLADAGFPKGFKIDPVFISEKPMFRRPIEVLQNQMQQVGIDININVIAHPAWHKKNDEGSNPLVLRAATRFPTANFILEEFFAKGAKRNFSHFNGADPSIQKAKAEMDPQGQIKAWEDAQVKILEDLAALPTHEIKNVYARKSSVDIGFNLVSDLCICVPLKWDAKMG encoded by the coding sequence TTGCCCAACCTGCTCGGCTGGCAGGGGGGCATGATCATGAGCCGGAAGGCCTCCGAGAAGCTCGGCGACAAGATCAAGACCCATCCCATCGGCACCGGTCCGTTCGCGTTCAACGAGCACATACCGCAGGAGCGGCTGGTGCTGGTGCGGAACGACGGCTACTACCGGGGCAAGCCCAACATCCGGCAGATCAACTTCCGCTTCCTGCCGGACTCCAGCAGCCGTAACCTCGCCTTCAAGGCCGGAGAACTCCACATCATCGAGATGGCCCGGGAGCAGCGCGCCATCGATCAGGTCAAGGGTCCGGGCGTATCCATAGACTCTTTCGGCCCCTCCACGGTGGTGAAGCTCCACATGGACCGGAAGCGCAAGCCGCTGGACGATCTCCGGGTACGCAAGGCCATCGCCCACTCCATCAACCGCGAAGCGCTCGTCCAATTCATCGGCCCCGACGTGGCGTCGGTCCTGCACTCGGTGATCCCGCCCACGTTCGTGGGCGCCCTCAAGGACGTGCCCGCGGATCTCAAGTACGACTTCAACCCGGAAAAGGCGAAGCAGCTTCTGGCCGACGCCGGCTTCCCCAAGGGCTTCAAGATCGATCCGGTCTTCATCAGCGAAAAGCCCATGTTCCGGCGCCCCATCGAGGTGCTCCAGAACCAGATGCAGCAGGTGGGCATCGACATCAACATCAACGTCATCGCCCATCCGGCCTGGCACAAGAAGAACGACGAGGGCAGCAACCCCTTGGTCCTGCGGGCGGCGACGCGCTTCCCCACCGCGAATTTCATCCTGGAAGAGTTCTTCGCCAAGGGCGCGAAGCGGAACTTCTCCCACTTCAACGGCGCGGACCCGTCCATTCAGAAGGCCAAGGCCGAGATGGACCCGCAGGGGCAGATCAAGGCGTGGGAGGACGCCCAGGTCAAGATCCTGGAGGACCTGGCGGCGCTCCCGACACACGAGATCAAGAACGTGTACGCCCGCAAGTCCAGCGTCGACATCGGTTTCAACCTGGTGTCGGACCTGTGTATCTGCGTGCCGCTCAAGTGGGATGCCAAGATGGGTTAG
- a CDS encoding AAA family ATPase translates to MSAIRTISIEGFRSIAKLRDLEMRPLNVLIGANGSGKSNFLGAMQLLRTAIRSASRTSDYVRRSGGANRLLHFGSKKTRSISFSIRFNDGLADFSVDMPCGADDQLFPRTSIAAFELPSDFARNLEVQPGMAPAFEFLSSRLESWRLYHFHDAGSTSPMKTTGDVHDNRHLRPDGANLAAFLYFLRKRQKGSYTQIRRTIRLTAPFFDDFALEPLALNKDTIRLEWRHADSDAYFDASSLSDGSLRFIALATLLLQPASLRPSVVFLDEPELGLHPHAITLLASLLKQASVESQVIVATQSPILLDHFDPEDVLVAERVNGATELRRQDAGALKVWLEDYSLGQLWEKNELGGRPHSENKDQ, encoded by the coding sequence ATGTCGGCGATTCGTACCATTTCGATTGAGGGCTTTAGGAGCATTGCTAAGCTGCGAGACTTGGAAATGCGGCCCCTGAACGTCCTCATCGGCGCCAACGGATCAGGCAAGTCCAACTTTCTTGGCGCCATGCAGCTCCTGCGAACCGCCATTCGAAGCGCGTCTCGGACATCAGACTATGTCCGACGTTCTGGCGGGGCCAACCGTCTTCTTCACTTCGGTTCAAAAAAAACACGCTCGATAAGCTTCAGCATCCGCTTCAATGACGGTTTGGCAGACTTTAGTGTCGATATGCCTTGCGGTGCGGACGATCAGCTATTTCCACGAACATCGATTGCCGCTTTCGAACTGCCGTCGGATTTCGCAAGAAACCTCGAAGTGCAGCCTGGTATGGCGCCGGCTTTTGAATTCCTCAGCAGCAGGTTGGAGAGTTGGCGGCTTTACCACTTCCACGACGCGGGCTCCACATCTCCAATGAAGACGACTGGAGACGTACACGACAATCGCCATCTTCGCCCGGACGGCGCGAACCTTGCGGCGTTCCTTTATTTCCTGCGGAAGAGACAAAAAGGTTCCTATACCCAAATTCGCCGTACTATTCGTTTGACAGCGCCGTTCTTCGACGATTTCGCACTCGAACCTCTGGCTCTGAACAAGGACACGATCCGACTCGAATGGCGGCATGCCGACTCGGATGCATATTTCGATGCCTCATCCCTTTCCGATGGCTCGCTCCGGTTCATTGCTTTGGCTACGTTACTGCTCCAGCCAGCGTCGCTACGCCCGTCTGTCGTTTTTCTCGACGAGCCGGAACTTGGCTTGCATCCACACGCGATCACCTTGTTGGCCTCATTGCTAAAACAGGCCTCCGTAGAGTCCCAGGTCATCGTGGCAACCCAATCACCTATACTTCTGGATCACTTCGACCCCGAAGACGTGTTGGTGGCCGAGCGGGTGAACGGTGCTACGGAACTCCGCAGGCAGGATGCCGGAGCGCTGAAGGTTTGGCTAGAAGACTACAGCCTGGGACAACTCTGGGAGAAGAACGAACTGGGCGGACGTCCTCACTCTGAGAATAAGGACCAGTAG
- a CDS encoding ABC transporter permease, which produces MTSDESSAARRRRRVWRAMKRNKTTLVGLVLTAAILLVALFAPWLVPYDPVQQDLLKGDLPPGGEHVLGTDSFGRDVLSRVIMGARVSLGIALSAVGMALIFGSTLGVVAGYKGGPIDTVTVRLTDLLMTFPTTILGLMVLAVLGSGMVNLSIAIAIAITPRFARIARGSAIAMRERDFIQGARALGMSDTRIICKHVLPNISNEVLVVASLWTATAILQEANLSFIGLGVKPPTPSWGSMIRDGVNQLLNQPWLSIAPGAAIFAVVLAFNMIGDGLRDILDPRTMD; this is translated from the coding sequence ATGACCTCCGACGAATCATCCGCCGCCCGCCGCCGCCGCAGGGTCTGGCGCGCCATGAAGCGCAACAAGACCACATTGGTAGGTCTTGTCCTCACCGCCGCGATCCTGCTGGTGGCCCTGTTCGCCCCGTGGCTGGTCCCGTACGATCCGGTCCAACAAGACCTCCTCAAGGGAGACTTGCCGCCCGGAGGGGAGCACGTGCTGGGCACGGACAGCTTCGGCAGGGACGTGCTCTCGCGCGTCATCATGGGGGCGCGCGTGTCCCTGGGCATCGCCCTCTCCGCGGTGGGCATGGCGCTGATCTTCGGCAGCACCCTCGGCGTCGTCGCGGGCTACAAGGGCGGCCCCATCGATACCGTCACGGTCCGCTTGACGGACCTGTTGATGACCTTCCCCACGACGATCCTCGGCCTGATGGTGCTGGCCGTCCTGGGTTCCGGCATGGTGAACCTCTCCATTGCCATCGCCATCGCCATCACGCCGCGCTTCGCCCGTATCGCCCGCGGCTCCGCCATCGCCATGCGGGAACGGGACTTCATCCAGGGCGCCCGGGCCCTGGGCATGAGCGACACGCGGATCATCTGCAAGCACGTGCTGCCCAACATCTCCAACGAGGTCCTGGTGGTGGCGAGCCTGTGGACCGCCACCGCCATCCTCCAGGAGGCCAACCTGAGCTTCATCGGCCTCGGCGTAAAGCCCCCCACCCCGAGTTGGGGCAGCATGATCCGCGACGGCGTCAACCAGCTCCTGAACCAGCCCTGGCTCTCCATCGCCCCGGGCGCCGCCATCTTCGCGGTGGTGCTGGCCTTCAACATGATCGGCGACGGCTTGAGGGACATCCTCGATCCGCGGACCATGGACTGA
- a CDS encoding ATP-binding protein, with translation MDPRLNPYAPGAGTPPPELAGRDALIDGAAIALDRIRNGLAAKSMLMVGLRGVGKTVLLNRICEDARRRGFATLLLEAPEDRSLPVLLVPPLHAALVRMNRIAAASDAARRALRALAGFVGAIKVGTGDLGISLDLASERGLADSGNLDADLTALLESVGEAARDQDTAVALFVDELQYVQERELAALIAALHRAAQSSLPVTMVGAGLPQLVARTASAKTYSERLFTFPEIGPLDPAAARQAIEAPASRLDVAFQPQALDAVLQNTQRYPYFLQEWGKHCWDCATSSPVTAEDVRSATRQATAELDASFFRARFDRLAPSEKRYLRAMAELGGGPHRSGEIANALAQSVRVVAPTRAKLINKGMIYSPAHGDTAFTVPLFDAYLRRVIPFLER, from the coding sequence ATGGATCCAAGACTGAACCCCTACGCACCGGGGGCCGGGACGCCGCCGCCGGAGTTGGCGGGGCGAGACGCCCTGATCGATGGGGCCGCGATCGCCCTGGATCGTATCCGCAACGGCTTGGCGGCCAAGAGCATGCTGATGGTGGGTCTCCGCGGGGTAGGCAAGACCGTTCTCCTCAACCGGATCTGCGAAGACGCCCGGCGCCGCGGTTTTGCGACGCTCCTCCTGGAGGCGCCGGAAGACAGGTCGCTTCCCGTCCTGCTTGTTCCGCCATTACACGCCGCGCTGGTGCGCATGAACCGTATCGCTGCCGCCAGCGATGCCGCACGCCGGGCGCTTAGAGCACTTGCGGGGTTCGTCGGCGCCATCAAGGTGGGCACCGGCGACCTGGGCATCAGCCTCGACCTCGCCTCGGAACGCGGTCTCGCCGACAGCGGCAACCTGGACGCCGACCTTACGGCGCTCCTGGAATCCGTTGGCGAAGCCGCCCGCGATCAGGACACGGCCGTGGCGCTGTTCGTCGACGAGTTGCAGTATGTGCAGGAACGTGAACTGGCTGCGTTGATCGCCGCCCTGCACCGCGCGGCCCAGAGCAGCTTGCCGGTCACCATGGTGGGGGCGGGTCTCCCCCAACTCGTGGCCCGCACCGCGTCCGCCAAGACTTATTCCGAACGCCTCTTCACCTTCCCGGAGATCGGACCACTGGACCCGGCAGCGGCACGGCAGGCGATCGAAGCGCCGGCAAGCCGCCTCGACGTCGCCTTCCAACCCCAGGCCCTGGATGCCGTGCTGCAAAACACCCAGCGCTACCCGTACTTCCTGCAGGAGTGGGGCAAGCACTGCTGGGACTGCGCCACGTCATCCCCGGTCACGGCGGAAGACGTCCGGTCCGCCACGCGGCAGGCCACCGCCGAACTAGACGCCAGCTTCTTCCGCGCCCGCTTCGACCGCTTGGCGCCGTCCGAAAAACGCTATCTGCGCGCCATGGCCGAACTCGGCGGCGGCCCACACCGCTCCGGCGAAATAGCCAACGCCCTCGCCCAATCCGTCCGCGTCGTGGCCCCGACCCGCGCAAAGCTCATCAACAAGGGCATGATCTACAGCCCCGCCCACGGCGACACCGCCTTCACCGTCCCGCTGTTCGACGCCTACCTGCGCCGCGTCATACCGTTCCTTGAGCGGTGA
- a CDS encoding ornithine cyclodeaminase family protein: MDNDAYVTYHGNTEADREIAQRSVLFIDNETAARVLTMEDTIDAVEESYREWGLGRATATRATHSVPRPDGDGWYTWDPMASALPKMDALAVRMKSDILPASGTQVKKYCVAPGKFCGLILLFSTDDGAPLAIMNDGHIQHMRVGAAGAISVRHMAREDAAVLGLYGTAGMATAHALAISKVRPIRRILVYSPNPEHRAAFAERTSGNLGVEVVAVDDPRRVMEGTDIVAACTNSLEPVVKGEWLERGMHVLGVLPNELDDDVYRRCHRYVYSRTPRTDYHVADPERRPAVGYEPIDTEWLRREKQLMGREKRVFLSDVVLGNKPGRASSEEVTCFVTQGIPIQFAAAARKVYEGARARGLGHELPLSWFLQDISD; this comes from the coding sequence ATGGACAACGACGCCTACGTCACCTACCACGGCAATACCGAGGCCGACCGGGAGATCGCGCAACGGAGCGTTCTCTTCATCGACAACGAGACCGCGGCCCGGGTCCTCACCATGGAGGACACCATCGACGCCGTCGAGGAGTCCTACCGTGAGTGGGGCCTGGGGCGGGCCACCGCCACCCGGGCGACGCACTCGGTGCCGCGGCCGGACGGGGACGGCTGGTACACCTGGGATCCCATGGCCTCCGCGCTCCCGAAGATGGACGCGCTGGCCGTCCGGATGAAGTCGGACATCCTTCCGGCCTCCGGGACCCAGGTCAAGAAGTACTGCGTGGCGCCCGGCAAGTTCTGCGGCCTCATCCTGCTCTTCAGCACCGATGACGGCGCGCCCCTGGCGATCATGAACGACGGCCACATCCAGCACATGCGCGTGGGGGCCGCCGGCGCCATCAGCGTCAGGCACATGGCCCGCGAGGACGCCGCCGTCCTGGGCCTCTACGGCACCGCCGGCATGGCCACGGCGCACGCGCTGGCCATTTCCAAGGTGAGGCCCATCCGCAGGATCCTCGTGTACAGTCCCAATCCGGAGCACCGGGCGGCGTTCGCGGAACGGACCAGCGGCAACCTGGGAGTCGAGGTGGTGGCCGTGGACGACCCGCGCCGCGTGATGGAAGGCACGGACATCGTCGCGGCCTGCACCAACTCGCTGGAGCCCGTGGTCAAGGGCGAATGGCTGGAGCGCGGCATGCACGTCCTGGGGGTGTTGCCCAACGAGTTGGATGACGACGTGTACCGGCGGTGCCACCGGTACGTGTATTCGCGCACGCCCAGGACCGACTACCATGTCGCCGACCCCGAGCGACGCCCGGCCGTGGGCTATGAGCCCATCGACACGGAGTGGCTGCGCCGGGAGAAGCAGCTCATGGGCCGGGAGAAGCGGGTGTTCCTGTCCGACGTGGTGCTCGGGAACAAACCCGGGAGGGCGTCGTCCGAGGAAGTCACCTGCTTCGTCACCCAGGGCATACCCATCCAGTTCGCGGCGGCGGCCCGCAAGGTCTACGAGGGTGCCCGCGCGCGGGGCCTGGGCCATGAGCTGCCGCTGAGCTGGTTCCTACAGGACATCAGCGACTGA
- a CDS encoding FAD-dependent oxidoreductase, with protein sequence MSEAIPTTDCDVLIIGGGLAACMAALEASKRNMDVVLVDKGRLGRSGSSPTSGGVPQATFAHADPRDSKDMHFRDTIVGGDYIPNQKIVRAIVDEVTDRVIELEEMGLHFKKTPDGKQFYQEKRLGSSYARSCPPMGGSVGMLGSLRKEVFNREVQVHQWTMVTKLLRKNGRVTGAFGINVQKGTYHAYRARAVVLAGGSAIGIQKYTSANFLTTGDAYVAAFDLGAPLANLEFLEFTLIPAPGGQAISMAGLSPFTSKGGRFFNSLNERFLERYDPERLEGTTRAILVGATYKEMLEGRGPVYMDPSYIPDEKWDDEIQFEYTPKLGKAGINPRYDRFEWVPALHTFLGGLDINERCEVAGVEGLYASGESATGTHGSNRLSGNAIASAFALGARSGKYAAIYGADADMGEVDPGEMSAEITRIEAFKGEDGLDPTELHEEIKDIAWENTGVVRNEPGLTSGVERFREIRREKVPRLKAGNLRDLVKSLECANLSWVGEMVAACALERKESRGQHTRDDYPERDDKNCLNWISVEKDGDEVKPVVKPIPFEEGDLKP encoded by the coding sequence ATGAGCGAAGCCATCCCCACCACCGACTGCGACGTTCTCATCATCGGCGGCGGCCTGGCCGCATGCATGGCGGCGCTGGAAGCCTCCAAGCGCAACATGGACGTGGTGCTGGTGGACAAGGGCCGGCTCGGGCGCAGCGGCTCCAGCCCCACCTCCGGCGGCGTCCCCCAGGCGACCTTCGCCCACGCCGACCCGCGCGACAGCAAGGACATGCACTTCCGCGACACCATCGTGGGCGGCGACTACATCCCCAACCAGAAGATCGTGCGCGCCATCGTCGACGAGGTCACCGACCGGGTCATCGAGCTGGAAGAGATGGGGCTGCACTTCAAGAAGACCCCCGACGGCAAGCAGTTCTACCAGGAGAAGCGCCTGGGCAGCTCCTACGCGCGCAGTTGCCCGCCCATGGGCGGCAGCGTCGGGATGCTGGGCTCGCTCCGCAAGGAGGTCTTCAACCGCGAGGTGCAGGTGCACCAGTGGACCATGGTCACCAAGCTGCTGCGCAAGAACGGGCGGGTCACCGGGGCCTTCGGCATCAACGTCCAGAAAGGCACCTACCACGCCTACCGCGCCCGCGCCGTGGTGCTGGCCGGGGGCAGCGCCATCGGCATCCAGAAGTACACAAGCGCCAACTTCCTCACCACGGGCGACGCCTACGTGGCGGCCTTCGACCTCGGCGCGCCCCTGGCCAACCTGGAGTTCCTGGAGTTCACCCTGATCCCGGCGCCGGGCGGCCAGGCCATCTCCATGGCCGGCCTGTCCCCCTTCACCAGCAAGGGCGGACGCTTCTTCAACTCCCTGAACGAGCGCTTCCTGGAGCGTTACGACCCGGAGCGGCTGGAGGGCACCACGCGCGCCATCCTGGTGGGCGCCACCTACAAGGAGATGCTCGAAGGGCGCGGACCCGTGTACATGGACCCGTCCTACATCCCCGACGAGAAATGGGACGACGAGATCCAGTTCGAGTACACCCCCAAGCTCGGCAAGGCCGGCATCAACCCCCGCTACGACCGCTTCGAGTGGGTGCCCGCGCTGCACACCTTCCTGGGCGGCCTCGACATCAACGAGCGCTGCGAGGTGGCCGGAGTGGAAGGCCTCTACGCCTCGGGCGAGTCCGCCACCGGCACCCACGGCTCCAACCGCCTCAGCGGCAACGCCATCGCCAGCGCCTTCGCGCTCGGCGCCCGCTCCGGCAAGTACGCCGCCATCTACGGGGCGGACGCGGACATGGGAGAGGTGGATCCGGGCGAGATGTCCGCCGAGATCACCAGGATCGAAGCCTTCAAGGGCGAGGACGGACTCGACCCAACCGAACTGCACGAAGAGATCAAGGACATCGCCTGGGAAAACACCGGCGTCGTGCGCAACGAACCGGGCCTCACTTCAGGCGTGGAGCGCTTCCGGGAAATCCGCCGCGAAAAGGTCCCGCGTCTCAAGGCCGGCAACCTCCGCGACCTCGTCAAGTCCCTCGAATGCGCCAACCTCTCCTGGGTCGGCGAAATGGTCGCCGCCTGCGCCCTCGAGCGCAAGGAATCCCGCGGCCAGCACACCCGCGACGACTACCCCGAAAGGGACGACAAGAACTGCCTCAACTGGATCTCGGTGGAAAAGGACGGGGATGAGGTGAAGCCGGTGGTGAAGCCGATTCCGTTCGAGGAGGGGGATCTGAAGCCGTAG
- a CDS encoding ABC transporter permease → MSGYIVRRTLWAIPTMLGVMVFIFVVMRILPGDPAYAILGDEAPPEALEQFRRSWGLHEPLWIQFRDYVWGLLRGDLGISMANRRPILPQIWRALPYTLDLAVSGLAVGLLLGIPLGILTARRRNTMTDYCARVLSLAGISTPSFYLGILLIFFFAYKMRLFPVIGAGDLSDPWDRLHHLVLPALSVGLAMMSYITRVTRSALLEVINMEYVRTARAKGLKERWVMYKHALRNALMPVVSVVGIYTGILIGSSILVTIVFNRPGLGKLMVGGINTHDYAMLQAVMTFYAGIIVLVNLLTDLTYALIDPRIRYK, encoded by the coding sequence ATGAGCGGATATATCGTTCGCAGGACCCTGTGGGCCATCCCCACCATGCTCGGGGTCATGGTCTTCATCTTCGTGGTGATGCGGATCCTGCCCGGCGACCCGGCCTACGCCATCCTGGGCGACGAGGCGCCACCCGAAGCCCTGGAGCAGTTCCGGCGGAGCTGGGGTCTCCACGAACCGCTGTGGATCCAGTTCCGGGACTATGTCTGGGGCCTCTTGCGGGGCGATCTCGGCATCTCCATGGCCAACCGCAGGCCCATCCTGCCGCAGATCTGGCGCGCCCTTCCGTACACGCTGGACCTTGCCGTCTCCGGGTTGGCGGTGGGCCTCCTGCTGGGCATTCCCCTGGGAATTCTCACCGCGCGCCGGCGCAACACCATGACGGACTATTGCGCCAGGGTGCTCTCGCTGGCGGGCATCTCCACCCCGTCCTTCTACCTCGGCATCCTGCTGATCTTCTTCTTCGCCTATAAGATGCGCCTCTTCCCGGTCATCGGCGCGGGAGACCTGAGCGACCCGTGGGACCGCCTGCACCACTTGGTGCTGCCGGCCCTGAGCGTGGGTCTGGCCATGATGTCCTACATCACCAGGGTCACGCGCTCCGCCCTCCTCGAGGTCATCAACATGGAGTACGTGCGCACGGCCCGGGCCAAGGGGCTCAAGGAGCGCTGGGTCATGTACAAGCACGCGCTCCGCAACGCCTTGATGCCGGTGGTTTCCGTGGTCGGCATCTACACCGGCATCCTCATCGGCAGCTCCATCCTGGTCACCATCGTCTTCAACCGGCCGGGCCTGGGAAAGCTCATGGTGGGCGGCATCAACACCCATGACTACGCGATGCTCCAGGCCGTGATGACCTTCTATGCCGGGATCATCGTACTGGTGAACCTGTTGACGGACCTGACCTACGCGCTCATCGATCCGCGGATCCGATACAAGTGA
- a CDS encoding DUF4276 family protein — translation MFAVTRLLVHVEGQTEEQFVNELLSPHLQARGYTSVSTRLIGNARQRGQRGGIRPWSEVRKTIVNHLRQDPGSSAATMVDYYGLPRTGPTAWPGREEALRAGLQAKPEIVENALLEDVARIMGRGFDSSRFIPFLTMHEFEALLFSDCERFALGIDKPEMTGSLQAIRDAFTNPEEIDDSPDTAPSKRVVALIPGYQEPLMGTLAALEIGLVAMRAECPHFDAWVKRLETHPKSVAHQ, via the coding sequence GTGTTCGCCGTGACCCGTCTACTCGTTCATGTCGAAGGGCAGACCGAAGAGCAATTCGTCAACGAATTGTTATCGCCGCATCTTCAAGCCCGTGGATACACCTCCGTCAGCACGCGACTCATCGGCAATGCCCGTCAGCGAGGCCAGCGTGGCGGGATCAGACCGTGGTCGGAAGTGCGCAAAACGATTGTGAATCATCTGAGGCAAGACCCGGGGAGCAGCGCGGCCACGATGGTAGACTACTATGGGTTGCCACGCACCGGCCCCACGGCATGGCCGGGTCGGGAGGAGGCCTTGCGTGCCGGATTGCAGGCAAAACCCGAAATCGTGGAGAACGCCCTTTTGGAGGATGTCGCTCGGATAATGGGCCGCGGCTTTGATTCGTCTCGCTTCATCCCGTTTCTCACAATGCACGAATTCGAGGCACTCCTGTTCAGCGATTGCGAGCGATTTGCTCTTGGGATCGACAAACCCGAAATGACCGGCTCTCTGCAGGCGATTAGAGACGCCTTCACAAACCCGGAGGAAATCGACGACTCTCCCGACACGGCGCCTTCGAAACGAGTCGTTGCGCTCATTCCCGGATACCAAGAACCGTTGATGGGAACCCTCGCCGCGCTGGAAATAGGCTTGGTTGCCATGCGAGCAGAATGTCCACACTTCGATGCGTGGGTGAAGCGGTTGGAGACACACCCGAAATCAGTTGCACACCAATAA